From the genome of Rhizobium leguminosarum, one region includes:
- a CDS encoding sugar phosphate isomerase/epimerase family protein, giving the protein MPLTLSLNTNPLVNRFADPDDLIDTVARDLRIRDIQLTHEFINPSWQAPVIGRLTRTMSAALKRTGVRVTSGMTGPYGRLNHFGHPDADVRRYYVDWFKTFADITADLGGHSVGTQFAIFTYKDFDDPARREELIKIAIDCWADVAEHARTAGLSYMFWEPMSIGREFGETIGACLSLQERLTSAGMAIPMWMMADIDHGDITSADPDDYDPYAWARAVPPVSPIIHIKQSLMDKGGHRPFTAEFNAKGRIQPAPLLQALAEGGAKDNEICLELSFKEREPNDRQVIPQIAESVAFWAPHIDTGVADLNI; this is encoded by the coding sequence ATGCCGCTGACCCTATCGCTCAATACCAATCCGCTGGTGAACCGCTTCGCCGACCCAGACGATCTGATCGACACGGTTGCGCGTGACCTGCGGATCCGCGACATTCAACTGACCCACGAGTTCATCAATCCGAGCTGGCAGGCGCCGGTGATCGGCCGCCTGACGCGCACGATGAGCGCTGCCCTGAAGCGCACCGGCGTGCGGGTCACCTCGGGCATGACCGGTCCCTATGGGCGCCTCAACCATTTCGGACATCCGGATGCCGATGTGCGCCGCTACTACGTCGACTGGTTCAAGACCTTTGCCGACATCACCGCCGATCTCGGTGGCCATTCGGTCGGCACGCAATTTGCGATCTTCACCTATAAGGACTTCGACGATCCGGCCAGACGCGAGGAGTTGATCAAGATCGCCATCGATTGTTGGGCCGATGTCGCCGAACATGCGCGCACAGCAGGCCTCTCCTACATGTTCTGGGAGCCGATGAGCATCGGCCGCGAGTTCGGTGAGACGATCGGCGCCTGTCTGTCGCTGCAGGAGCGGCTGACATCGGCCGGAATGGCCATCCCGATGTGGATGATGGCGGATATCGATCATGGCGACATCACCTCCGCCGATCCCGATGACTACGACCCCTATGCCTGGGCACGCGCCGTCCCGCCGGTATCGCCAATCATCCACATCAAACAGAGCCTGATGGACAAGGGCGGGCACCGGCCCTTTACCGCCGAATTCAACGCCAAGGGCCGCATACAGCCGGCGCCTCTGCTCCAGGCACTGGCCGAAGGTGGAGCAAAAGACAATGAAATCTGCCTGGAACTCTCCTTCAAGGAACGCGAGCCGAACGATCGCCAGGTCATCCCGCAGATCGCCGAAAGCGTCGCCTTCTGGGCGCCGCATATCGACACCGGCGTCGCTGACTTGAACATCTGA
- a CDS encoding sugar-binding transcriptional regulator: MTDADDTLAVRAAWLHYAGGLTQSDVARRLGVPSVKAHRLIARAVADGVVKVTIDGDIVECVELEMRLSERFGLQYCEVAPDLGEEGLPLRALGHAGAGYLKREIERGDNTVIGLGHGRTLSAAVQYMPRVSAKNLRFVSLLGGLTRNYGANPYDVMHRIAEKTGAHAYVMPVPFFANTGEDREVLKAQRAVKEVFDLANNADLKLVGLGTVDAEAQLVLSGMVEPGEIDDIAAAGGVGEILGHFFDADGHILETALTARTLSASFPKTKKERLVALAGGQSKVAAIRAILNSRRLFGLITDERTAQALLK; encoded by the coding sequence ATGACGGACGCCGATGATACGCTTGCCGTGCGTGCTGCCTGGCTTCATTATGCCGGTGGCCTGACGCAGTCCGACGTTGCGCGCCGCCTCGGTGTGCCGTCGGTAAAAGCCCATCGCCTGATCGCCAGAGCGGTCGCCGATGGCGTCGTCAAAGTCACCATCGACGGGGATATCGTCGAATGCGTCGAGCTGGAGATGCGGCTTTCGGAACGGTTTGGGCTTCAATATTGCGAGGTCGCACCCGATCTCGGCGAGGAAGGCTTGCCGCTCCGCGCACTCGGCCATGCCGGCGCCGGCTATCTCAAGCGCGAGATCGAGCGCGGCGACAATACGGTCATCGGCCTTGGTCATGGCCGCACGCTTTCCGCGGCCGTGCAATATATGCCGAGGGTGAGCGCGAAGAACCTGCGCTTCGTCTCGTTGCTTGGCGGGCTGACACGAAACTACGGCGCCAATCCCTATGACGTGATGCATCGCATCGCCGAAAAGACCGGCGCCCATGCCTATGTGATGCCGGTTCCCTTTTTCGCCAATACCGGCGAGGACCGCGAAGTGCTGAAGGCGCAGCGTGCCGTCAAGGAGGTCTTCGATCTTGCCAATAATGCAGATCTGAAGCTCGTCGGCCTGGGAACTGTCGATGCCGAGGCGCAGCTGGTTTTGTCCGGCATGGTCGAACCCGGTGAAATCGACGACATTGCCGCCGCAGGCGGCGTCGGCGAAATCCTCGGACATTTTTTCGATGCCGACGGTCATATCCTCGAGACCGCGCTGACGGCGCGCACGCTCTCTGCATCTTTTCCCAAAACCAAGAAAGAGCGGCTCGTGGCGCTGGCGGGCGGACAGTCGAAAGTGGCGGCCATCCGGGCAATTCTGAATAGCCGCCGCCTTTTCGGGCTGATCACCGACGAACGAACCGCGCAGGCGCTGCTGAAGTAG
- a CDS encoding DeoR/GlpR family DNA-binding transcription regulator, whose protein sequence is MRREERQQLIVNLLVENKTVDLDDLADRFTVSKMTIHRDLDDLEQAGVLRKVRGGATIDAGTQFESDFRIRERQGNEAKLAMAETALELVEPGMTVMVNDGSMAAVLGEMLLQKRPLTLITNNAAIMERLKGETGITLIALGGIYSAKFNAYLGVVTEEALSRLRADIAFISTPAVSGGRAYHMDDNVVRAKRAMIASSTRTCLLVNHQRIGHTALHVMADLADFDAIITDSAPDAAVLEEFEQAGITLTIASTQDPT, encoded by the coding sequence ATGAGGCGGGAAGAGCGGCAGCAGTTGATCGTCAACCTGCTCGTCGAAAACAAGACCGTCGATCTCGACGACCTTGCCGATCGCTTCACCGTGTCAAAGATGACGATCCATCGCGATCTCGACGATCTCGAGCAGGCCGGCGTCCTGCGCAAGGTTCGCGGCGGCGCGACCATTGACGCCGGAACGCAGTTCGAAAGCGACTTTCGCATTCGCGAACGCCAGGGCAACGAAGCCAAGCTAGCGATGGCTGAGACCGCGCTGGAACTGGTCGAGCCGGGGATGACGGTGATGGTAAACGACGGCTCGATGGCGGCCGTGCTCGGGGAAATGCTGCTGCAGAAGCGGCCGCTGACCTTGATCACCAACAATGCGGCGATCATGGAGCGGCTGAAAGGCGAAACCGGCATCACGCTGATCGCGCTCGGCGGCATCTACTCGGCCAAATTCAACGCCTATCTCGGCGTCGTCACCGAGGAGGCCCTGTCGCGGCTGAGGGCCGATATCGCCTTCATTTCGACGCCCGCCGTCAGCGGCGGGCGCGCCTATCACATGGACGACAACGTCGTGCGCGCCAAACGGGCGATGATCGCGTCGTCGACCAGGACCTGCCTTCTGGTCAACCACCAGCGCATCGGCCACACCGCCCTGCATGTCATGGCGGATCTGGCCGACTTCGACGCGATCATCACCGACAGCGCACCGGATGCTGCTGTCCTGGAGGAATTCGAGCAGGCGGGCATTACGCTCACCATCGCATCAACGCAGGATCCGACATGA
- a CDS encoding triose-phosphate isomerase, producing the protein MTEKPRFWIGTSWKMNKTLAEAEHFARGLEAADATRDPRIQRFVIPSFTAVREVRAMLAKTSVKVGAQNMHWADQGAWTGEVSPVMLKDCNLDLVELGHSERREHFGETDETVGLKTEAAVRHGLIPLICIGETLSDREGGKAADILATQVRGALSKLSSAQKGVEILLAYEPVWAIGEKGIPATADYADARQSEIIAVAEAVLGRKIPCLYGGSVNPQNCEELISSPHIDGLFIGRSAWNVEGYLDILAKCAAKL; encoded by the coding sequence ATGACCGAAAAGCCGCGCTTCTGGATTGGCACCAGCTGGAAGATGAACAAGACGCTTGCTGAAGCAGAACACTTCGCCCGCGGTCTCGAAGCTGCCGATGCCACACGCGACCCGCGTATCCAGCGCTTCGTGATTCCATCTTTCACGGCCGTGCGCGAGGTCAGGGCGATGCTTGCCAAGACCTCGGTGAAGGTCGGCGCCCAGAACATGCATTGGGCCGACCAGGGCGCCTGGACCGGCGAAGTCTCGCCGGTGATGCTGAAGGACTGCAATCTCGATCTCGTCGAGCTCGGCCATTCCGAGCGGCGCGAACATTTTGGAGAGACCGACGAGACCGTGGGGCTGAAGACCGAAGCGGCCGTTCGCCACGGTCTCATTCCGCTGATCTGCATTGGCGAGACGCTTTCCGACCGCGAAGGCGGAAAGGCTGCCGACATCCTTGCGACCCAGGTGCGCGGCGCGCTTTCGAAACTTTCAAGCGCCCAGAAAGGCGTCGAGATCCTGCTCGCCTACGAGCCCGTCTGGGCGATCGGTGAGAAGGGCATTCCGGCGACTGCGGATTATGCGGATGCCCGCCAGTCTGAAATCATCGCCGTTGCCGAAGCTGTGCTGGGCCGGAAGATCCCCTGCCTTTATGGCGGGTCGGTCAACCCGCAGAACTGCGAAGAACTGATTTCGAGCCCGCATATCGACGGGCTCTTCATCGGCCGTTCGGCCTGGAATGTCGAAGGTTACCTCGACATCCTGGCCAAATGCGCCGCCAAACTCTGA
- a CDS encoding RpiB/LacA/LacB family sugar-phosphate isomerase, translating to MKLAIAGDSAGEGLAKILADHLKDRFDVYEVSRTSAGADPFYANLSDRVASGVIGGTYDKAILVCGTGIGVCISANKVPGIRAALTHDTYSAERAALSNNAQIITMGARVIGTELAKSIADAFLAQTFDENGRSAGNVKAMDDLDAKYSAR from the coding sequence ATGAAACTTGCCATTGCAGGAGACAGCGCTGGCGAAGGTCTCGCCAAGATCCTGGCCGACCATCTGAAGGACCGCTTCGACGTCTACGAAGTCTCGCGCACCAGCGCCGGCGCCGATCCGTTCTACGCCAACCTCTCGGACCGCGTTGCCTCGGGCGTCATCGGCGGCACCTATGACAAGGCGATCCTCGTTTGCGGCACCGGCATCGGCGTCTGCATCTCGGCCAACAAGGTTCCGGGCATCCGTGCCGCCCTGACGCACGACACCTATTCTGCCGAGCGTGCAGCACTTTCCAACAATGCGCAGATCATCACCATGGGAGCCCGCGTCATCGGAACCGAGCTTGCAAAGTCGATCGCTGATGCATTTCTTGCCCAGACCTTCGACGAGAACGGCCGGTCTGCCGGTAACGTCAAGGCCATGGATGATCTCGACGCAAAGTACAGCGCTCGCTGA
- a CDS encoding Ku protein produces MVAPRANWKGYIKFGEVAFPVALYTAASSSERIAFNTLNRKTGNRVRREFVDSETGDPVEREDQVKGFEIEDGRYVVLEPDEVAAAIPNSDKTLTVEAFIPCDEVDDVYFDKPYYLAPDKLGGDAYKLLRDGMKKAKVAAIARTVLFRRLRTVLIRPHGNGLVGSTLNYDYEVRSSQKAFEEMPDLKIEGEMLELAKHIINTKKGEFDPKQFDDRYEEAVAELVKAKIEGRTLPKKKAPPASKPSDLLQALRESAGMASPAKSKRTAANANAGKGRQKAARATSAKSRGTGAAQHRRAS; encoded by the coding sequence ATGGTTGCCCCGCGGGCGAATTGGAAAGGCTACATCAAGTTTGGAGAAGTTGCGTTTCCCGTCGCGCTCTACACGGCCGCATCCTCGTCCGAACGGATCGCATTCAACACCCTGAACCGAAAGACTGGCAATCGGGTTCGGCGTGAGTTCGTCGACAGCGAAACCGGCGATCCCGTCGAGCGCGAGGATCAGGTCAAAGGTTTCGAGATCGAGGACGGGCGATATGTCGTCCTTGAACCCGACGAAGTCGCGGCCGCGATTCCGAACAGCGATAAGACACTTACGGTCGAGGCGTTCATTCCCTGCGATGAAGTCGATGATGTCTATTTCGACAAGCCATACTACCTTGCTCCCGACAAGTTGGGCGGAGACGCCTATAAACTGCTGCGCGACGGCATGAAAAAGGCCAAGGTTGCTGCAATTGCTCGTACGGTCTTGTTCCGGCGTCTGCGTACCGTTCTCATTCGGCCGCACGGCAACGGCTTGGTCGGCTCCACCTTGAACTATGACTATGAGGTCCGTTCGTCGCAAAAGGCTTTCGAGGAAATGCCGGACCTGAAGATCGAAGGTGAGATGCTGGAACTCGCCAAGCACATCATCAATACGAAGAAAGGTGAATTTGATCCGAAGCAGTTCGATGACCGCTATGAGGAGGCGGTCGCCGAACTGGTCAAGGCCAAGATCGAGGGCCGGACGCTGCCGAAGAAGAAGGCGCCCCCCGCATCAAAGCCGAGCGACCTGCTTCAGGCGCTGCGTGAAAGTGCCGGAATGGCCTCGCCCGCCAAGAGCAAGCGCACTGCAGCTAACGCCAATGCCGGAAAAGGTCGCCAGAAGGCAGCGCGTGCTACATCGGCGAAGTCGCGTGGCACCGGCGCCGCTCAACACCGCCGCGCCAGCTGA
- a CDS encoding Ku protein, with protein sequence MALRPHWKGYLKLSLVTCPVQMMPATSENEKVRFHTLNRETQNRVVSHYVDSVTGKEVKDEDEVKGYQRGENEYVILEDEELESIALDSTKTIDIEVFAPRDGVDWIWLDTPYYLSPDDPVGQEAFSVIRDAMAAENMVGISRLVISRRERAVMLEPRGKGIVLWTLRYGDEVRDAETYFERVDDQPADSEMMPLVQQLIKKQTQHWSPKMVSDPVQDKLLDIIDAKKKQMKKPSRTTSKSKEKQEPAPSNVINIMDALRKSVEAENRPGRR encoded by the coding sequence ATGGCCCTTCGTCCCCACTGGAAAGGCTACCTCAAGCTCTCGCTTGTCACCTGCCCCGTGCAGATGATGCCGGCGACCTCGGAAAACGAGAAGGTCCGCTTCCACACCTTGAACCGAGAGACGCAGAACCGCGTCGTCAGCCATTATGTGGATTCCGTCACCGGCAAGGAGGTGAAGGATGAGGACGAGGTCAAGGGTTATCAACGCGGCGAGAACGAGTATGTTATTCTCGAAGACGAGGAACTCGAAAGTATCGCGCTCGACAGTACCAAGACAATCGACATCGAAGTTTTCGCACCGCGCGACGGCGTCGACTGGATTTGGCTCGATACGCCCTACTATCTTTCTCCGGACGATCCGGTCGGCCAGGAGGCGTTTTCGGTCATTCGCGACGCCATGGCCGCCGAGAATATGGTCGGCATATCGAGACTGGTGATCTCGAGACGGGAACGCGCCGTCATGTTGGAGCCACGCGGCAAGGGCATCGTACTTTGGACGCTGCGTTATGGGGATGAGGTGCGCGATGCAGAGACCTATTTCGAGAGAGTCGATGACCAGCCTGCCGACAGCGAAATGATGCCGCTTGTCCAGCAGCTCATCAAAAAGCAGACGCAGCACTGGAGCCCGAAGATGGTTTCCGATCCGGTTCAGGACAAACTCCTCGACATCATCGACGCGAAGAAGAAGCAGATGAAAAAGCCGAGCAGGACAACGTCCAAGTCCAAGGAAAAGCAAGAGCCGGCACCGAGCAATGTCATCAACATCATGGATGCCCTGCGCAAGTCGGTCGAAGCGGAAAACCGCCCGGGGAGGCGCTAG
- the ligD gene encoding non-homologous end-joining DNA ligase, with protein MTHPRRPILPLLDESHSTLQSRPIRKRDPDQPSLPFDPMPSRIEPCLALLKPTVPVGPDWLYEVKLDGYRLAIHIEPKGVRVITRGGHDWTHRFPTIAAAAKRLGVTTAIFDGEAVVLDNHGRSDFGALQRSLGGRGGKRVSTQSILIAFDLLYLDGHDLTGTELDVRRHLLEDLIPEGDDQAIRLSEEIELPAEDLLEHACQHHLEGIIAKHRGRPYGSGRTGDWLKIKCVQSESFMIVGYEQSASARGGIGRLLLAGRRGLDWIYVGSVGTGFGARDAEYLKKTLDRLKTSRPVVPLKGKRLVLVQPTLIAEIEFRGWTDDGNLRHASYKGLREVQDNAAVFDMNGTMSS; from the coding sequence ATGACGCACCCGCGCCGCCCAATTCTGCCCTTGCTCGACGAATCTCACTCAACGCTGCAGTCTCGTCCGATCCGCAAGCGCGATCCTGACCAGCCCAGTCTGCCCTTCGATCCAATGCCGTCGCGCATTGAGCCCTGCCTTGCACTGCTGAAGCCGACTGTGCCCGTGGGGCCGGATTGGCTCTATGAGGTGAAGCTGGATGGCTATCGATTGGCGATCCATATTGAGCCGAAAGGCGTGCGGGTCATCACCCGCGGCGGCCATGACTGGACCCATCGCTTCCCCACCATCGCCGCGGCAGCGAAACGGCTTGGCGTAACGACCGCCATTTTCGATGGCGAGGCCGTTGTGCTCGATAATCACGGCCGATCGGATTTTGGCGCCCTGCAACGTTCGCTCGGCGGGCGGGGCGGCAAGCGGGTATCGACCCAGTCGATCCTCATCGCCTTCGACCTTCTCTATCTCGATGGACACGATCTGACCGGCACCGAGCTTGACGTACGCCGGCACCTGCTTGAAGACCTGATACCGGAAGGCGATGATCAGGCGATCCGCCTCTCCGAGGAGATAGAGCTGCCGGCCGAAGATCTCCTCGAGCATGCCTGCCAACATCATCTGGAAGGCATCATCGCCAAGCATCGCGGCCGGCCCTACGGCAGTGGTCGTACCGGCGACTGGCTGAAGATCAAATGCGTGCAGAGCGAGAGCTTCATGATCGTCGGTTATGAGCAGTCCGCATCCGCCCGCGGCGGCATCGGCAGGCTGCTGCTGGCCGGCAGACGAGGGCTCGACTGGATTTACGTTGGGTCGGTCGGAACCGGTTTCGGTGCCAGAGATGCTGAATACCTGAAAAAGACGCTGGACCGGTTGAAGACGAGCCGGCCGGTCGTTCCCCTGAAGGGCAAGCGTCTCGTCCTCGTGCAGCCGACGCTGATCGCCGAGATCGAGTTTCGCGGCTGGACAGATGACGGCAATCTCCGCCATGCCTCGTACAAGGGGCTGCGCGAGGTTCAGGATAACGCCGCGGTCTTCGATATGAACGGCACCATGAGCAGTTGA
- a CDS encoding BrnA antitoxin family protein: protein MANSPRRPVNPMDAAEALFKPAKKKTEQAVERPALPNTKELVSLKIDSDVLAYFQEDGPGWQDRINDILRAAMKNRL from the coding sequence ATGGCAAATTCACCCCGCAGACCTGTCAATCCAATGGATGCTGCCGAAGCATTGTTCAAACCCGCGAAGAAGAAGACGGAACAAGCTGTTGAGCGGCCCGCGCTGCCGAATACAAAGGAGCTTGTTTCGCTCAAGATCGACAGTGATGTGCTTGCCTATTTCCAGGAAGATGGCCCTGGCTGGCAGGATCGGATCAACGATATATTGCGCGCCGCGATGAAGAACAGGCTCTGA
- a CDS encoding carbohydrate ABC transporter permease, translated as MSINSNAADQVVTDNAEGMSYLNRLPRRIVMLYLPMAVFVFVLLFPFYWMAITAVKPNEQLTDYSNYSPFWVVGPTLAHIKYLFLETSYPGWLWNTMLVAVCSTFLSLVASVFGAYAIERVRFTGSRSVGLVIFLAYLVPPSILFIPLAFIVFKLGIYDSRLALIFTYPTFLIPFCTWLLMGYFRSIPFELEESALVDGANRWQILTKIILPLAVPGLISAGIFAFTLSWNEFIYALTFIQSSENKTIPVGVLTELVRGDVFEWGALMAGALFGSLPVVILYSFFVDYYVSSMTGAVKE; from the coding sequence ATGTCGATAAATTCAAACGCCGCTGATCAGGTCGTGACCGATAATGCCGAAGGCATGAGCTATCTGAACCGTCTGCCGCGGCGGATCGTGATGCTCTACCTGCCGATGGCGGTCTTTGTCTTCGTGCTGCTCTTTCCGTTCTACTGGATGGCGATCACCGCCGTGAAACCGAACGAGCAGCTGACCGACTACAGCAACTACAGCCCCTTCTGGGTGGTGGGACCGACGCTCGCGCACATCAAATATCTGTTCCTTGAGACATCCTACCCAGGCTGGCTGTGGAACACGATGCTGGTCGCGGTCTGCTCCACCTTTCTCTCGCTGGTAGCCTCGGTCTTCGGCGCCTATGCCATCGAGCGGGTCCGCTTCACAGGGTCACGTTCGGTCGGCCTCGTCATCTTCCTCGCCTATCTCGTGCCGCCGTCGATCCTCTTCATCCCGCTTGCCTTCATCGTCTTCAAGCTCGGGATCTACGACTCGCGGCTGGCGCTGATCTTCACCTACCCGACCTTCCTCATTCCCTTCTGCACCTGGCTGCTGATGGGCTATTTCCGCTCGATCCCATTCGAGCTGGAGGAAAGCGCGCTGGTGGATGGCGCCAACAGATGGCAGATTCTCACCAAGATCATCCTGCCGCTCGCAGTACCCGGGCTGATTTCGGCTGGCATCTTCGCCTTCACGCTGTCCTGGAACGAATTCATCTATGCGCTGACTTTCATCCAGTCGTCGGAAAACAAAACCATTCCTGTGGGCGTACTGACCGAACTGGTGCGCGGCGACGTCTTCGAATGGGGGGCACTGATGGCGGGCGCATTGTTCGGCTCGCTCCCGGTGGTCATCCTCTACTCGTTCTTCGTGGACTACTACGTCTCATCGATGACCGGGGCGGTAAAGGAGTGA
- a CDS encoding carbohydrate ABC transporter permease, which yields MSMVNPEDRRGPISSLLQNNNVLGFLFMLPAAVFLVCFLTYPLGLGVWLGFTDTRIGRDGIFIGLENYQFLMDDGVFWLSVFNTILYTSVASVLKFALGLWLAMLLNQHLPFKSFFRAIVLLPWVVPTVLSALAFWWIYDSQFSIISWSLMQLGLISGPINFLGDPINARISVIIANVWRGIPFVAISLLAGLQTIPASLQEAASLDGATSWQRFRYVTLPMLTPIIAVVMTFSVLFTFTDFQLIYVLTKGGPVNATHLMATLSFQRGIPGGQLGEGAAIAVAMVPFLLGAIMFSFFGLQRRKWQQGGQD from the coding sequence ATGTCGATGGTGAATCCGGAGGATAGACGCGGGCCGATCTCTTCGCTCCTGCAGAACAACAACGTGCTCGGCTTCCTGTTCATGCTGCCGGCGGCGGTGTTCCTCGTCTGCTTTCTCACCTATCCGCTGGGGCTCGGCGTCTGGCTCGGCTTCACCGATACGAGGATCGGCCGCGACGGCATCTTCATCGGGCTGGAGAACTACCAGTTCCTGATGGACGACGGCGTCTTCTGGCTGTCGGTCTTCAACACCATTCTCTATACCTCCGTTGCCTCGGTGCTGAAATTCGCGCTCGGCCTCTGGCTGGCGATGCTGCTCAATCAGCACCTGCCGTTCAAGTCCTTCTTCCGGGCAATCGTGCTGCTTCCCTGGGTCGTGCCGACGGTGCTTTCGGCGCTGGCCTTCTGGTGGATCTACGATTCCCAATTTTCGATCATTTCCTGGTCGCTGATGCAGCTGGGGCTGATCAGCGGGCCGATCAACTTCCTCGGCGATCCCATAAATGCGCGCATATCCGTCATCATCGCCAATGTCTGGCGCGGCATTCCCTTCGTGGCGATCTCGCTGCTTGCGGGGCTGCAGACTATTCCGGCGTCGCTGCAGGAGGCCGCCTCGCTCGACGGCGCCACGAGCTGGCAGCGTTTCCGCTATGTGACGCTGCCGATGCTGACGCCGATCATCGCCGTGGTGATGACCTTCTCGGTGCTCTTCACCTTTACGGATTTCCAGCTCATCTACGTGCTGACCAAGGGGGGACCCGTCAATGCGACGCATCTGATGGCGACGCTATCCTTCCAGCGCGGCATTCCCGGCGGTCAGCTTGGCGAGGGTGCCGCCATCGCGGTCGCCATGGTGCCCTTCCTGCTCGGCGCCATCATGTTCAGCTTCTTCGGCCTGCAACGGCGCAAATGGCAACAGGGCGGCCAGGATTAA
- a CDS encoding ABC transporter substrate-binding protein: MRFKRRDFLTASAAVAGAAGLGIRPTFAQAEPTYTPESGASLRLLRWTPFVKGDEEAWLANTKKFTEATGVEVRIDKESWEDIRPKAAVAANVGSGPDLIMCWFDDAHQYPDKLVDLTELANYLGNKYGGWYDGVKGYAARGDTFIAMPLAAIGNAVVYRDTHVKAAGFSEFPKDTAGFLELCKAMKAKGTPAGFPHGKAVGDGNNYAHWLLWSHGGKMVDEGGKVTINSPETLASINYAKELYATFIPGTESWQDVNNNRAFLAGQVSLIANGVSVYYTAKNDPKLAEIAKDIRTTNFPVGPVGQSVELFQTSSLLLFKHTKYPEAAKAYIKFMMEADQMNAWIQGSSAYCCQPLKAFAKNPIWTSDPIHAPYARASEKLRPNGYAGPLGYASAATMADYVLVDMYAAAVTGQMSPEDAMKEAERRANRYYRV; the protein is encoded by the coding sequence ATGAGGTTTAAGAGACGTGACTTTCTTACCGCCTCGGCTGCCGTTGCCGGCGCCGCCGGCCTCGGCATCCGGCCGACCTTCGCGCAGGCCGAACCGACCTATACGCCGGAAAGCGGCGCCAGCCTGCGGCTGCTGCGCTGGACACCTTTCGTCAAGGGCGACGAGGAGGCATGGCTTGCCAACACCAAGAAGTTCACCGAAGCGACCGGCGTCGAGGTGCGCATCGACAAGGAAAGCTGGGAAGATATCCGCCCGAAGGCTGCCGTCGCGGCCAATGTCGGCTCCGGCCCGGACCTCATCATGTGCTGGTTCGACGACGCTCATCAGTATCCCGACAAGCTGGTCGACCTGACCGAGCTCGCCAACTATCTCGGAAACAAGTATGGGGGCTGGTATGACGGCGTGAAGGGTTATGCGGCGCGCGGCGACACCTTCATCGCCATGCCGCTGGCGGCAATCGGCAATGCGGTGGTCTATCGCGACACTCACGTGAAGGCGGCCGGCTTCAGCGAGTTCCCGAAAGACACGGCAGGCTTCCTCGAGCTTTGCAAGGCGATGAAAGCCAAGGGCACGCCGGCCGGCTTCCCGCACGGCAAGGCCGTCGGCGACGGCAACAACTACGCCCATTGGCTGCTTTGGAGCCACGGCGGCAAGATGGTCGACGAAGGCGGCAAGGTGACGATCAACAGCCCGGAAACGCTGGCGTCGATCAACTATGCCAAGGAGCTCTATGCGACCTTCATTCCGGGCACGGAAAGCTGGCAGGACGTCAACAACAACCGCGCCTTCCTCGCAGGCCAGGTGTCGCTGATCGCCAACGGCGTCTCGGTCTATTACACGGCCAAGAACGACCCGAAGCTCGCCGAGATCGCCAAGGACATCCGCACGACGAATTTCCCCGTCGGCCCGGTTGGCCAGAGCGTCGAGCTTTTCCAGACGAGCTCACTGCTTCTCTTCAAGCATACGAAGTATCCGGAAGCGGCGAAGGCCTACATCAAGTTCATGATGGAAGCCGACCAGATGAATGCCTGGATCCAGGGCTCAAGCGCCTATTGCTGCCAGCCGCTCAAGGCTTTCGCCAAGAACCCGATCTGGACATCCGATCCGATCCACGCGCCTTATGCACGTGCCTCGGAAAAGCTGCGCCCGAACGGCTATGCCGGCCCACTCGGTTATGCCTCGGCTGCGACCATGGCCGATTACGTTCTGGTCGACATGTATGCGGCGGCCGTCACCGGCCAGATGTCGCCCGAAGATGCGATGAAGGAAGCTGAACGCCGGGCAAACCGCTACTATCGCGTCTGA